The following coding sequences lie in one Vicinamibacterales bacterium genomic window:
- the ruvB gene encoding Holliday junction branch migration DNA helicase RuvB: MSDSRLITPSRVDEDVQFEAGLRPRTLDEYIGQERVRDNLVVSITAARQRGEALDHVLLYGPPGLGKTTLAYVIGNEMGVPVRSTSGPVLEKPGDLAAMLTNLKEREVLFIDEIHRMPPTIEEILYPAMEDYQLDIMIGQGPSARSVKVPVPKFTLIGSTTRAGLLTSPLRGRFGIVHRLDYYSPVDLEEIVRRSARILGVAIDDAAAGELARRSRGTPRVANRLLRRVRDYAQVRASGEITLEVALAGLQLLEVDENGFDEIDRRLLRTIIDKFGGGPVGLNTISAAISEEKDAIEDIYEPFLIQIGFLDRTPRGRVATARAYEYFGLHAPDRDQRLW, encoded by the coding sequence ATGTCCGATTCCCGGTTGATCACGCCGTCGCGCGTCGATGAGGACGTGCAATTCGAGGCCGGGCTCCGGCCGCGCACGCTCGACGAGTACATCGGGCAGGAGCGCGTCCGCGACAACCTCGTGGTGTCGATCACCGCGGCGCGTCAGCGTGGCGAAGCGCTCGATCACGTCCTCCTCTACGGCCCGCCCGGTCTCGGGAAGACGACGCTCGCCTACGTCATCGGTAACGAGATGGGAGTGCCGGTCCGGTCGACGTCCGGACCGGTGCTGGAGAAGCCCGGCGATCTCGCCGCGATGCTGACGAACCTCAAGGAACGCGAGGTCCTCTTCATCGACGAGATTCACCGCATGCCGCCGACCATCGAGGAGATCCTCTATCCTGCGATGGAGGACTACCAGCTCGACATCATGATTGGTCAGGGACCGAGCGCCCGGTCGGTGAAGGTGCCCGTGCCGAAGTTCACCCTGATCGGTTCGACGACGCGCGCCGGGCTGCTGACGTCGCCGCTGCGCGGACGCTTCGGGATCGTCCATCGCCTGGACTACTATTCCCCGGTCGATCTCGAGGAGATCGTCCGGCGATCGGCACGAATCCTCGGCGTCGCGATCGACGATGCGGCGGCCGGCGAGCTGGCCCGGCGGTCGCGCGGCACGCCTCGGGTGGCGAATCGCCTGCTGCGGCGCGTCCGCGACTACGCGCAAGTGCGCGCCAGCGGCGAGATCACGCTCGAAGTCGCCCTGGCGGGCCTGCAACTGCTCGAGGTGGACGAGAACGGATTCGACGAGATCGACCGGCGCCTGCTGCGGACGATCATCGACAAGTTCGGCGGCGGTCCGGTGGGCTTGAACACGATTTCTGCCGCCATCAGCGAAGAGAAGGATGCGATCGAGGACATCTACGAGCCGTTCCTGATCCAGATCGGATTCCTGGATCGCACGCCGCGCGGACGCGTGGCGACGGCGCGGGCCTACGAGTACTTCGGCCTGCACGCGCCGGATCGCGATCAGCGGCTCTGGTGA